The Populus alba chromosome 6, ASM523922v2, whole genome shotgun sequence genome contains a region encoding:
- the LOC118060347 gene encoding probable UDP-glucosyl transferase 73B6 — protein MPSPTASHVVIFPFMAQGHTLPLLDLSKALSLQQIKVTIITTPSNAKSIAKCVPNHLDIHLHEIPFPTVDGLPKGCENTSQLPSLEFLLPFLHATKQLQKPFEEVLETMIKSNTPPLCVISDFFLGFTLASCQALGVPRLVFHGMSALSMAIIKSSWVNASQINSLSMLDPVDLPGMKLPFTLTKADLPAETLNSSNHDDPMSEFIGEVGWADVNSWGIIINSFEELEKDHIPFFESFYMNGAKAWCLGPLFLYDKIDGLERSINQNQNPSMSTQWLDEQSTPDSAIYVSFGTQADVSDSQLDEVAFGLEESGVPFVWVVRSKAWSLPGGMEEKIKDRGLIVSEWVDQRQILSHRAIGGFLSHCGWNSVLESVVAGVPILAWPMIAEQSLNAKLIVDGLGGGLSVKRVQNQGSEILVSRQAISEGVKELIGGQKGRSARERAEALGRVARRAVQKDGSSHDTLSKLIDHLRAY, from the coding sequence ATGCCTTCCCCTACGGCATCCCATGTCGTCATCTTCCCTTTCATGGCTCAAGGCCATACTCTTCCATTGCTAGACCTCTCAAAAGCTCTTTCacttcaacaaatcaaagtgaCCATCATCACCACCCCTTCAAATGCTAAATCAATAGCCAAGTGTGTTCCTAATCACCTTGATATCCATCTCCATGAAATCCCATTCCCCACTGTTGATGGCCTCCCTAAAGGTTGTGAAAACACATCTCAACTCCCTTCGTTGGAGTTTTTGCTTCCTTTTCTCCACGCCACAAAACAACTCCAAAAGCCCTTTGAAGAGGTACTGGAAACCATGATAAAATCCAACACCCCTCCCTTGTGTGTTATTTCGGATTTCTTTCTAGGCTTTACACTTGCTTCATGCCAAGCATTAGGTGTTCCTAGGCTAGTCTTTCATGGCATGAGTGCCTTATCAATGGCCATTATCAAATCATCTTGGGTAAATGCATCACAGATAAACTCACTGTCTATGCTTGATCCTGTTGACCTGCCTGGAATGAAGCTTCCTTTCACTTTAACTAAAGCAGACCTGCCCGCAGAAACACTGAACTCATCAAACCATGATGACCCCATGTCTGAATTCATAGGTGAGGTGGGTTGGGCTGATGTAAACAGTTGGGGAATCATTATTAATAGCTTTGAAGAGCTAGAAAAGGATCATATCCCCTTTTTTGAGTCATTTTACATGAATGGGGCTAAGGCTTGGTGTTTAGGCCCTTTATTTCTGTATGACAAGATCGATGGTCTTGAAAGATCCAttaaccaaaatcaaaatccCTCCATGTCAACGCAATGGCTTGATGAGCAAAGCACACCAGATTCTGCGATTTATGTTTCATTTGGTACACAAGCTGACGTATCAGATTCTCAGCTTGATGAGGTAGCCTTTGGCTTGGAGGAGTCAGGAGTTCCATTCGTATGGGTGGTACGATCAAAGGCATGGTCTTTACCTGGTGGCATGGAGGAGAAAATTAAAGACAGAGGTTTGATTGTAAGCGAATGGGTTGATCAACGCCAAATACTATCTCATCGTGCCATAGGTGGATTCTTGAGTCACTGTGGCTGGAACTCGGTGCTAGAAAGTGTAGTCGCTGGTGTGCCAATTCTGGCTTGGCCCATGATAGCCGAACAATCTTTGAATGCGAAGCTTATAGTGGATGGACTTGGAGGCGGGCTTAGCGTCAAGAGGGTACAAAATCAAGGCTCTGAGATCCTTGTTTCAAGGCAAGCTATTAGTGAAGGTGTGAAGGAGTTGATAGGAGGACAAAAGGGAAGGAGTGCACGGGAGAGAGCAGAGGCCTTAGGCAGGGTGGCTCGGAGGGCGGTGCAAAAAGATGGGTCGTCGCATGATACCCTGAGCAAGCTCATTGACCATCTTCGTGCATATTAA